TATGTCTCTGGTATCAACCAGAGCGCCGCGCTCAAGTTAGcatgaagacaaaactaacatttcaGAGTTTAGTAAAGGAGTTACATAGTCAGCATTTATGATGTAATCAATTAAGTTTAGTGTAATAAGTCATTTATTTAAGCTTCCTATGACAGACCATGCAGTTTGGTGTCAAAGAAAAAACTTCATTTGAGTAAAAAATGgaacagaaatagaaaactgTTCTGTTGATTAATGGAGTCAGAAAACGTGACGCTGCAGATGTTTCCTCCTTCGatcataaacatatttttggttcttttgaATTCAACTAGTTTATCTTCCTGCCATGTTTTactctttgttgttttatttggagATTATATTAATGTATCTGAAGGTCTATGTTAACGACAATTCTTTAACCTGTAGATCTACGTTTTGAAGGCTTAGAGAGGAACAGCCTTCCTCTGGGTGTGAACCTGCATGTGTTTGATCAAACTGCTGCTCtgattgaatttttttccacatgctGAACAGGAAAAGGGTTTTTCCCCGGTGTGGGTTCTGACATGGATCTGCAGAACGCCGTACTGGGTGAAGTTTTTCCCACATGTCCTGCAGTGGTAGGGTCTCTCCCCGGTGTGTGTCCTCATGTGGACAACCAGGCTGCTGTTCCTGGAGAAGCTCTGACCACAGGCGTCACAGGAAAACGGTTTCTCACCCGTGTGAGTCCTGCTGTGCAGACTCAGCTGGCTGCTGTTGATGAAACCTTTTCCACACGTCACACACAGATATGGCCGCTCTCCTGTGTGCATCCTGCTGTGGACGTTCAAACTGCCCAGCTGGGTGAAGCTCTTCCCACATGTGGAACAGGAGTACTTCTCCCCTGTGTGAGTTCTCTTGTGAACGTTTAAATACGAAGGGTCACGGAAACTTTTCCCACAGGTTTCACACTTGTAAGGCCTCTCGGCTGTGTGCGTCTTCCTGTGAACCTTCAGACTGAAGCGCCTGCAGAATCCTTTCCCACAGGTCTCACAGAAGAAGGGCCACTCGCCGGCGTGCGTCCTCCTATGGATGTCCAGCTGGAAGCCGTTACTGAAGCCCCGCCCACATGTGTCACAGGAAAAGGGCCAGTCGCCCGTGTGAAACCTCATGTGTACATTCAGGCTGCCGATCCGAGTGAAGACCTTCCCACAGGTGTTGCAGGAGAAGGAGTTTTCCCCCGTGTGAGTCCTGCGGTGGACGTGGAAGTGGCTGCTGTAGCGGAAGCTCTTCCCACAGGTCTCGCAGGTGAAGGGTCTCTCCCCGGTGTGGATCCTCATGTGGACCTTCAGCCCGCTGGGCTGCGTGAAGCTCTTCCCACACGAGTCGCAGGCGTACGGCTTTACCCCTGAGTGGACGCCCTGGTGTTCCACCAGGCTGTGCTCGTACCTGAACACTTTCCCACAGACGTCACATTTCACCGGTGGTTCTGGGTCGGAGTGGACCCGGCTGTCAGACACAGGACCGCTGCTTCCTGCCTCACTCCGGCCAGACCGGCTGTACAGATGATCcacttctggttctggttctggttccctGGAGCTGCGCCTCTGATCCGGCCAGGAGTCCAATAAGCCATCAGCCGAGTGGGTCACCAACAGCTGCTGGATCTGCTGACTGCTGTGGATCAGGAAGGACAGCAGCTGAGGCTCCTCAAACTGGGACGGTTCTGAATGTCCTCCAGGTTCTactgcaggttctggttcctcctgctCCTTCTTGACCCCTGAAAGCTCTAGTTCACCCTGTTCTTCCTTAATATGTGAAGGTTCTGCTTGTACCGTTTCCTCTTTAATCACTAAAGGTTCTGGTTCCCCTCGATCTGATCCGAAtcctgcaggttctggttcctccttaATGTGTGAAAGTTGCAGTTCCTCCTGTTCCTCTTTGATCAGTAAATGTTCTGGTTCCCTCTGATCTGCCAGTTCTTCCTCATCTTGTTCCTCTGCAGCATCAGGAAGTTCTGGTTCCACCGGTTCCTCTTTAATACCCGGACATCCGAGTTCCTCCTGGTCCAGAACAGAGAAGTTCTGTTGGATCcaaagctgctgctcagagagatcttcctcctcctcctcttcctccttccaaACATGCTGATTCATAAAATctgaaggaaaaaggaaaacatcagaCATGAACTCTTTTAATGCCGGTTTGGATTTCAGATGAATCTAAAACCCGGCTCTGCTGCTCCAGTTCTGGACCTGGACTCTCCGGGTCTAACGGGTCAGAACTGTCGAGTTCTGCTGGAACAACATGTGGATCCAGATGTTACTCAGTCAAATggttcaaaacaataaaaacttaaatttagcACAAATGAAACCAATAATCAGCTGGTGGAAGGAGTCCGGTGGtaactggttttactggtttccACTGGGCAATGAATCCATCGTGTGAAGTTATACTTTTACAgataagaaatatttcatgttttaaaacatcagcatcaaattattatcagaaTTTTGTAACTATTGAGGAACAAAGTCCAGACAAACCGAGACTCATTTTGttctcttcattttaaaatgttctttattctGAATATTCTcagaattaattatttaaacaactCAGATTAAGATCATTGATctatcagaaattaaaaaacaatgtttagaaacTTGAGTCTTGTTGCTAAATCAACTtgatggaatatttttttttaatcaaaaccatTTTCTAACTTTTCAGACTCATATTTTTCTGCTTACTGAGTGACGAATCACAGAGTCAAATTTATTCTAAATGATCCAAACTGATGTGAATTAGTTTAAATCCTGACCTGCGATGCTGCAGCAGCCAGGAGGAACTCAGTGTTGAGgaagaacagaaccagaggcAGCAAAGATCCAAAATCCACCAGAACCAAAAGCAAAGCAGCTGAATCTCCAACTTCAGGCTCCATCGTCTCAATCTGAACCCGAAATTATTACGGCTTTAGTTTTATCATCACTGCATTATTGCAACATTCTTTGTAAACCTCTTTAGAACCCTGTTCTCCAAAATGATCAGTTCTCAGGTAACTGAGTGGCAGCTGCAGACTGCTGGTCAGCAGGAAAATCTTAATCCCATTAGTGTCAACATACAGACAGAAACCCTCTAGTAAAAAACATAAGAGTTTTTTATTCAGAGTATTACAGTGACTGGCGACTGGAAActgctcaaaaataaattatatcataattatttattatttatattgaCAGGTAAATAAAAGTTCATCACAAGAATTAAGTTTTTGTCCATCTGActcatatttttcagttttctccaagaaatgacataaacaatcaataatcagttaatatttcacatataagcatttaaatacattacagGATGAGAGTGAAaagaattacaataataaagtcatttattgttcttaaagcttttattttatttaatttctgtcaGTTGTAGGATCTGTTCTGGTCAAATTCAGACTAATTTTGATCTTTGATGATTCTCAGGCTGTGAAACGTCACAGAATGATCAGGATCTGTGttggtgatttatttaatttatttaaagctggTTTTCAGAACTCGCAGTGAAAGTTTCGCTGGTTTCTTTCTGCAGAAATCTGGTTGAAAACCAATAAacgtttctgtgtttcttttcatGAAGGTTGAGAAAATACTCATCTAATGATGCTTTCTACAGAGTTTATTTCTATATTCTCAGCTATCGGGCCTGTTTGGATACATACCGACTCTCTGCCGTTTTGTTTCGGGTTTCCAGCGGAGATCCTCCATCTTTTCCTCCAACGAGAAGCTTTTCTTTAAACCCCTGAAAACTTCCAGCGGAGGAAATTAAGACTTTAATACTGAAATATTCAGTAAAGGTAGAAAACGCCACcgtcctccagctgctgctggagcctgTTTGTTTTACTTCCGCTGGGTGACGCTGAGAGGAAGCAGCTGATTGGTCCGTTTATCGCCCCCTACAGGACTGGAGGAGAACCGCAGAAAAAACTCACTggcttaaatgaaaaaagatactgttaatgtttttaaaaataggtaTAATAGCAAGTACAGGGTTAATGagcttcacattttgttttcatggaataactgaactgaatttataAGACAGAATGATACTAAAACTAGCAGCAATATTTTCTCATCATTAGAaccaaaaaatgtattttaacatGATCTTCCAGAAATATAAACatcccataaaataaaatactgaagttttatgttttctctttgcccgaaaagatagaaataaaattgtgtCTCTTGGTAGATACTTAGGACACTTTAggtaaattgttgtttttccaaagatagtttaatattttaaattagttgtttGGCTGGAATGAGGgcaaaatggctctttggacTGTAAAAGTAGCAGATCTCTGCTCTAAACTTTGATAAACtaaattttttcaaatgtttcagtaCTTAGGATTCCTCTTTATGTCCATGTAAAaccagttttaataaaaaatctctttaaGAACAAAGAACCTTTCAGTATCAGGATCGTACatgtatgaaaataaagacagaaaaagctcTGGTTTCTACTGGACCTGTTGGCCTGAAGCCGTAACTGAAGAAccttaaacaaaaatacagtaaaatcaaaacaaacatcttgttTAGATGAATTGATGCTCGATCCAAACATAAAGAATCACTCTGATGAAGCTAAACATGAAATCTTACAAAAATACAAGTTTATAAAAACCTTTCTGAAAAACCTAATGTGAGGCAGAATCATGTAaaaataccacagaagaagaatgaTGGCGGCCATGAAGCTAACCATGAGCCTCTGATTGGTGCTTAATGAGAGATAATagatgttttagtgtttttagaATCAGAAAGGCTggaaagttgaacatttttcaagccTGTGAATCGTCTCTGTAGTCAAGactaaactgttttttatttctgtgtttttctatattCTGTTTTGATTCCTGAAGGTAGCTTGAATAATTTAccaacaaaaattcaaaagtaataagaaaaatctaatcaatATTAGTGATTTTAAAGCTCCAATCTCCTACATtgcattttaactaaaaaaaaatcctattagaaaaactgtttcctatTTGGGTTTATATTTGGGTTCTGAACTACAGAACAGGATCAGGGAAactaaaaattaatattttttcccagAATTGTGATTTTACTGCAGACATTTTCTCAAAGTTTCAACCACAGAGACGTGAGTtgtgcagaaagaaaactaacattctggacaaaatgttgaatttaagGGATTTTCACAGCAGGGGGTCGAATATCTAAAATTCAGGTTTCTCTTTTATTCAGTGGccatataaatacataaataagagggtttattttaattatttcatgctGCAAGTGGAAATTTTTACATAACTTTACTCACATTAATAATCCTACtgagacagctgcagctgatccagaacgctgctgctgctgttctgactaaaaccaggaggaTAGACTCAGTTCTCCAGTCCTTCACTATgaaccacaatacattaaagttcTGCTGTTGGTTAGAGTTGCTTTTcattaataataactggaatattgatttattatagactgattaaacataatttcttatggttttatgttttcattttgtaagtTACTGTGAAtcaccttgttgctgaaatgttttatactaATAACTTtgccttgtttttaaaaatatgattcttatttacatttggtgagaagcaaaaaaattcttttttagtgaaatatatgtaaaacagccatttggagagaaaaattaattagtcaaaacatttactgttagaataataaaaattgatCATTACTTGTATGAGTTGCTAGATTGTCAgatttggacacacagttgtgtccaaacttctGGTCTGTACTGTAGGAACTTCTCATGTGTTTTCAAACCGCCAGCCTGGGTGTAGTTTTTCCCACACGTCTCACAGGAGAAGGGCCTCTCGCCGGTGGATCCTCTGGTGACGGAACAAACTGTATTTACACTTACAGCCTTTTAGACAAACGTTACAGGTTGTAGAGGCACCAGACAGAATCAGAGCGGCTCTCTGACACAGGAGAGCTGCTTTCCTCCTGGTACCGGTTCTGATCGCCGCTCAGTTCTGCTTCATCAAAGTCTCTGTGTTGATAGGTGGGAGTCTCCATGAAAGGAAAGTCTTCATCCTTCAAGACAAACTCCAGTAGATTCCAGTTTCTCCCACTAACTCTACTGTTGACATGTTGAGTTTTAAAGCCCAGCAGTCTTTAAACGTAACGCAAACCATGACAAGTCATTTCAGatctttaatttaatgtttaatgtgacagacatatatatttttttctttaatgcaaATGAGAAACATGCAAATCAGGTagaatacaaactaaaataaaaaagtgttcaCACTTAAAGCACCTTCAGGTTAAAAATGAGCCGTCAGTCTTTGGTTGATCTGCTTCTGCATGTCCAGCAGCTTTAACAACGAAACATCAGTTATTTACTGACCATAACAGAAACATCaagcaacatgaaaacaacacaattcagtctccatggcaacgtATGGGAGGAGATCTGTGGACAATTTATGGTTCGATTACAACTCAGAAAGTCTGAATGGGATTATAAAACATTACTTTAACAACAACCCACTCACTAATACTCCCAGCCAAAACCTTCAgtttaacaaacaaacagtttaattacagataaatgtgcttttatgtatttcttctttaaaagaagaagaaatctctctgcagctctgcaagTTTCCAACTAACAAGTTTATCCACAAAAGTCCAGGATCTCATCTGAGATCCGGCCAAGAtcagaaatatttcttcaaTTAAATCAAACAGATTTACTGCAATAACATCACTGGATCCAagcaataaaactttaaactgaagcTAAAAGTCCATTAGTTCAGAGCTGCCTTTGATGAATAAACTGTCACATCAAACTGTCGCCTGTCTTTCTACCTTTAATCGTTATTCCAGCTGGTGTTCAGTGACTGTGTGCTGGTTTTAGTTTCATATTGGGACGGTACATCCAAAGGCCAAAGTTAGAACTAGCTTCACTTCTCTTTCCACTGagtgaagaacaaacatgttttaacctaAAAGGCAACAGACAGTTTATCAAATGAgaccttttgtttgttattcTAATGTCATGCATGTGAGTCACTTTGGGGTCGTTCACACAGAAATCTGTGTTGGAATTTAAATTAGTAGCATGAGCAACCACACAGAGAGTGGAATTAAAAATGGAGTTGAGTGTTAAGACCAGCTGTGAGACGGTAGCTTCATATCTCCACCAGAACCGGTCCGGGTTCCTCACATGAAATGTTTCCAGGTTCCAGATGACTCAGATAACtcagttttgatgttttaaaatccttcatGTCTGCAACTCTTGAAAGAACCACCAAACTCTCCTCCTCTCCATTTGGTCCAGCTGTTTGAAACATCTGGATGTGTCAGTTTAATAAGTTTCTCAGTAAAGAGAACAGAGTTATTATGACCATCCCTGTTCAGTCAGCGTTGGCGTTTGTTCCTGCAGTGTGGCTCCTCATGTGGACGTTCAGAGTTCCTCTCTGGATGAAACTTTTCCCACAGGTCCCGCAGGTGAACGGCCTCTCGCCGGTGTGTGTTCTAACGTGAGCTTTCAGGTCCCCCTTACTGATGAAACATTTCCCACAGCGTTCACACAGGTACGGCCTCTCGCCCGTGTGCGTCCTCATGTGGACCTTCAGCGCTGCGTTTTTGGTGAAGCTTTTCCCGCAGGTTTCGCAGAAATGCAGCCGGCCCTGTGTGTGGATCCTGCGGTGAGCTTTGAGCGACGTGTAGTTCCCGAAGCCCTTCCCACAGGTCTCACAGGGGAACGGCCTCTCGTCCGCGTGGGTTCCCCTGTGGAAGTTCAGGTTGGTCACCACCGTAAAACTTTTACCGCAGATTTCGCAGGCGTACGGCCTCTCGCCGGTGTGGATCCGCATGTGGACGTTCAGGCTGACAACCTGAGAGAAACTTTTCCCACAGGTGTCGCAGGAGAAGGGCCGCTCGCCGGTGTGAGTCCTGATGTGGTTCTTCAGGTGGCCGCTCTGCGTGAAGCCTTTCCCGCAGATCGTACAAGCGTACGGCCGCACGCCTGAGTGGATCCTCTGATGGCGGTTGAAGTGATGCTTCTTCTTAAACACTTTCCCACAAACGTCGCATTTGACCGATTTATCGGCGGTGGACAAAGTCGCGTCAGACGTGGGGAAGCTGCGTTCTTCGTGGCTCTGGTTCCCAGCCGAAGGGAAGCTGACGGCGTACAGACGCTGGATGTTGGGTTCTCCCTCACTGAGGTCGGCTTCCTGACTCAGAGGCTCAGTGAAGTCGAAATGCTCCTGCTTCAGGATGAACTGCTCCACCTGCTGGCTGCCGcacgcctcctcctcctcctcctcttcctcctctttaaTCTGCAGCAGCTCCGGTTGATCCTCTTTAACCTCCTCCTGGTTCAGTTCAGTCGGAGGTTCTGGTTCGTCCAGCTCCTCTTTAACCTCCGCACACCGCGGCTCCTCCTGTGGAggttctgcttcctgctggttctgattcaACCAGGAATATTCTGGTTCCGTCTGGCTGACTGGATGATGGGGAGGCCTGCGTTCCTGCAGGTTCCTCTGGAGAcgtggaggttctggttccccCAGGTTTTCACTGGCACTCTGGTCTGTTTGAACCCCATCCTCACCATGGAAACGAGGATTTGGGCGCTCTGCAGGGAAAAGGAATGATGGAGATTATTAAGTGAAGACCATCATGGCGCTGCAGCCTGTGTTCATTTCTTTAGATCATCATTTCTGAGAACTTTTAGCCTACTTCGTGTTGTCAGAGAGGTTCTATTTAAGAGATTTAATGACTGGCAGTCAGGCAGTGATCAGGTCTGGTTTAAGGAAGTAAAATGGAATCAAAAATGAGTTCAGTTCAGGATGTAACAtgagtgaaatgtgttttatataaCTCAATGATTCaaccatcatttaaaaacagtttaatcgGTTTATCTATGATATCAAAGTCTGTTTAAAGATCTGAgacatttaagtaaataaaaattaaggaaatctggATGTTGTTAAATACTGTGATGTACTTTAGTGgttcttttcctttcatttagCAGAAACTGTCTGAACCAATCAgtctgcagcttttcttctgATTGGATCTGATCTCTAATCaggtttgaaacattttatttatccacCGTTTAGTAAATGACCTCATTACAGTTTATAACAAATCAACCAAAGACATGCAGTTCTCAGCATTTCTATAACATCATGTGACACATTAATAATACATTAATAGGAATCATTTATCTCTTCATGGTTTATAGTCCTGAATCTGTCACAGAGGGAATGTTcagataaatacataaatattccccagtctgtaaataaaacaacaaatcagatcCAAAGTGGCGGTGtagcaaaatgtttaattaatctccttttctgacttatttataacagtttattctttaaaaacatttcttgttgccatggagaaTCGGTGCTCTGTGATGATGGTTTCCTCTACCAGCTTCACTCCAGTTAAACAGTCGGTTGATCCTAAAATCGGTTGTTCTGGACTGAAACTCGGAGTTTGttctcagattatttattttaacggATCAGAACCGACTGGAGCTGAAAGAAACTACTGAATGTTCGGCTTTTTGTTTACAACTATTTATTCTTCAAAATGGCCACAGTTCAAATGTTCAGATTCATTTGGTGTTTTactagtttgtgtttttgtgatttcttaCCGGTCGTGGTGAGTTTTATCTGAGGTTTATTCCAGCAGGTTTCCAGCAGTTTAATGTCCTCCTCGTAGCGGACGATGGTTTTTTCAACCTCGGTGAAGATTTCTTCCGCAGCAGCAGTTAATCTCTGTCTGATAAAATCCCTCAGAtgctgaactgaagacattgttACTGAAATATCAGCTGAGAAACGATAACAAAACACAGGCTGCTGCTGGAGCCGTTTGGTTTTACTTCCGCTGGGGGTCAAACTGAGACAAAGCAGCTGATTGGTTCGTTtgccgccccctgctggactgAAGGGGAACAGCAAAGCAAACACAACGAGTGTTtctaaatctgaatctgaataaagaatttGAAGCTACATTACAACAGCtaaagaaatatgcaaaaagtaatgaaaactCTCTCAAGAAGGgattaaaaatcagtttcatcCAAGGAAatagtttgtttctgattaaaaatgagATTCATCTTTTAAAGCTGTCCTATAAGACATGCAAAGGAGAATCAGttctgagaaaataattaattcttatctacattttatttcatttgaaaaattgCTTCTACATGTGAGTCtcaaaaaataatctaacaTCACAGCAACATGAACCACAACTGAGCTTTGACTGACCccacattcaaataaaatgaagcaatGACCACAAACaagcaaggcaactttatttatacagaaCAATTCTTACATGGGGTAAGAAAATCaccaaaacaactgaaaaggtaaacccaaattaaatcagctgctgttctTGAACCGTTTAGAGCAGATGCCAAAACTTGGTCTCTTTATAAAGATGACAAgttaaatgttctatttttacaataaatctgTAGAATAAAGTATTCTGCTCGTGGATTTCAAGACTGatcaaaacagcacaaaaaataaatgttgttttggaCATGTTTACTGTTGAGGATGTACAGATGTTGACTCCATTCAGAGTCTCCAGATGACCCATTTGGACTGTAAATGACTGTAACTCCTCAGTGCTTCAACATTCAGTCATCAGTGAGGCTCTAATGAAAGATAATGAGAGGAATCCTCTGGTAGAGACATCGTCACTGACAGAGGAAATGACCTAGAATTAtagaaataattacataattatatTAGAATTATAGGCCGTTCTTGCAGTATGTTACCCGCCCCCCTTCCTTGCACTCTAACGATACTCTAGTCTGCCACCCCCCCACCATCTCTCCTTCTTCGAACCCCCCCTGGTCCTCCTGCACCATCATTCCCTCGGCCCCCATTCTTGCTCTACCCACCTCACTCTGACTATAGCAGCAAACGGCTAAAAGTTAACGCGGTGGTTTAACGCGGTGTCAATCAAAGGGGGGGGCAGTAAGCTGCACTATAAAGGCGTCATAATGGACACCGGCAGTTTAAACTCCGGCAGCCGCAGAAAGTACAATGGAAAACGGCACGCGGGCGTCCAGGTGAGGGTTTAGGGGTTTAACCTTCCATCAGTGTTCAGGAGAAAAGATCCATTCATCAGAGTCTCTGAAAGCTGTTgtaaactcaaatgttttcatcctCCATGTACCAATCAACAGTGTTTCATCAGAACATCAACCACAGGGAAACCGGCCAtcatggtccagtcaaagtccgcTCTCATCCAACCAGCTGGATTCTCCTTCAACCGACGTTTTTCCCACGTGTTGCTCATTCATTGGATATCTCTCAGAGCTCTGTGGACTCTCTGGTGACAGTTCAGTTCACTCACACTGCTGAAGCTTTCATTACATTTTAGACATGAATATGGCTGCTCACATGTGTGGGTCTGCTTGTGGAACCTATTGTAGCATTTCTCCCGAAAGCTTTTCCCACAGGTTTCACATGGAATAAACttgctgcgtgtgtgtgtttttctgtgaatctttaaattaaaacgtCTAGGAAAACTTTTCCCACAGGTTTCACAGGAAAAGGGCCTGTCACCTGTGTGCCTTTTCATGTGCTCTTTAACGTGAGAGTTTTGTGTGAAGACTTTCCCACAGATCTTACAGGAGAATGGCTTCTCGCCTGAGTGGACTCTGAGATGTCGCAACACGTTATACTTACAATGAAAGGTTTTCCCACAGACATGACATTGACAGGATTCATTTGGAACCGTTCTGCACTGAGACCCAAACGCAGGACTGTCACTTCCTGCTTCATCTTGGTTCTCCAGAGCAGAAACATTGTTAGAGTTGAGATGCTCAAATTTTGGTTCTTCTTCACTGAAATCAATTTGTTGCAGAGTCATAATGTGAGTGAAATCAAGACTCTGTCCCTCCTGACTGCAGCAGACTTCCTGCTGTTCCTCTTTAACTAATGAAGCTTCTGGTTCCTCCTTCAGCAGCTGATGTTCCAGATCCTCTGTGTCTTGTGGAGCCTCTGATTGTTCCTGCTTCTTATTCAAACTCATCACCTGGTTACAGAGCTGGCTGTCAGTGAgaacctcctcttcctcatcttcatgTTGCTTTGGGACGTctagagaaacagaaaacataaaagatcaaatatttaataactgAGTCATTAGTTCATCAGTTGTTTAGTTTGGGCATCTTGAGTGACAAGAAAATACAACATGAACAACCTGGGATGTGTTGCTGAACCACAATGAAGCAAATACTCCCTTAATTTGATACTCAGTACAACAACCTGGTCCCAGTGATCAAACTTGTCTGTTTTATTGGTTACTGTAGTTAAACACATGACTTAAAACGTAAGAAGTAAAAAAAGCCATGTGGATTTAAATCTGAGCCTCTTTCTGGGTCGTTACTACAGATCTGATtatctttctgctgctgcaacatATTTATCCCCATCAGATGCAACGAGAAGTTTCTCATTTCTTAAACAGTCAAGTT
This is a stretch of genomic DNA from Gambusia affinis linkage group LG12, SWU_Gaff_1.0, whole genome shotgun sequence. It encodes these proteins:
- the LOC122841417 gene encoding zinc finger protein 420-like, which codes for MSSVQHLRDFIRQRLTAAAEEIFTEVEKTIVRYEEDIKLLETCWNKPQIKLTTTERPNPRFHGEDGVQTDQSASENLGEPEPPRLQRNLQERRPPHHPVSQTEPEYSWLNQNQQEAEPPQEEPRCAEVKEELDEPEPPTELNQEEVKEDQPELLQIKEEEEEEEEEACGSQQVEQFILKQEHFDFTEPLSQEADLSEGEPNIQRLYAVSFPSAGNQSHEERSFPTSDATLSTADKSVKCDVCGKVFKKKHHFNRHQRIHSGVRPYACTICGKGFTQSGHLKNHIRTHTGERPFSCDTCGKSFSQVVSLNVHMRIHTGERPYACEICGKSFTVVTNLNFHRGTHADERPFPCETCGKGFGNYTSLKAHRRIHTQGRLHFCETCGKSFTKNAALKVHMRTHTGERPYLCERCGKCFISKGDLKAHVRTHTGERPFTCGTCGKSFIQRGTLNVHMRSHTAGTNANAELLGFKTQHVNSRVSGRNWNLLEFVLKDEDFPFMETPTYQHRDFDEAELSGDQNRYQEESSSPVSESRSDSVWCLYNLGSTGERPFSCETCGKNYTQAGDFMNQHVWKEEEEEEEDLSEQQLWIQQNFSVLDQEELGCPGIKEEPVEPELPDAAEEQDEEELADQREPEHLLIKEEQEELQLSHIKEEPEPAGFGSDRGEPEPLVIKEETVQAEPSHIKEEQGELELSGVKKEQEEPEPAVEPGGHSEPSQFEEPQLLSFLIHSSQQIQQLLVTHSADGLLDSWPDQRRSSREPEPEPEVDHLYSRSGRSEAGSSGPVSDSRVHSDPEPPVKCDVCGKVFRYEHSLVEHQGVHSGVKPYACDSCGKSFTQPSGLKVHMRIHTGERPFTCETCGKSFRYSSHFHVHRRTHTGENSFSCNTCGKVFTRIGSLNVHMRFHTGDWPFSCDTCGRGFSNGFQLDIHRRTHAGEWPFFCETCGKGFCRRFSLKVHRKTHTAERPYKCETCGKSFRDPSYLNVHKRTHTGEKYSCSTCGKSFTQLGSLNVHSRMHTGERPYLCVTCGKGFINSSQLSLHSRTHTGEKPFSCDACGQSFSRNSSLVVHMRTHTGERPYHCRTCGKNFTQYGVLQIHVRTHTGEKPFSCSACGKKFNQSSSLIKHMQVHTQRKAVPL
- the LOC122841730 gene encoding uncharacterized protein LOC122841730 isoform X4 produces the protein MSSVQHLRDFIRQRLTAAAEEIFTEVEKTIVRYEEDIKLLETCWKPRIKLNRTNAPKQHEDEEEEVLTDGQLCNQVMNLNQDQEPSEAPQDSDSSEELEHQLLKEEPEASLVKEEQQEVCCSQEGQSLDFTHIMTLQQIDFSEEEPKFEHLNSNNVSALENQDEAGSDSPAFGSQCRTVPNESCQCHVCGKTFHCHFLCQ
- the LOC122841730 gene encoding zinc finger and SCAN domain-containing protein 2-like isoform X2 — its product is MSSVQHLRDFIRQRLTAAAEEIFTEVEKTIVRYEEDIKLLETCWKPRIKLNRTNAPKQHEDEEEEVLTDGQLCNQVMNLNQDQEPSEAPQDSDSSEELEHQLLKEEPEASLVKEEQQEVCCSQEGQSLDFTHIMTLQQIDFSEEEPKFEHLNSNNVSALENQDEAGSDSPAFGSQCRTVPNESCQCHVCGKTFHCKYNVLRHLRVHSGEKPFSCKICGKVFTQNSHVKEHMKRHTGDRPFSCETCGKSFPRRFNLKIHRKTHTRSKFIPCETCGKSFREKCYNRFHKQTHTCEQPYSCLKCNESFSSVSELNCHQRVHRALRDIQ
- the LOC122841730 gene encoding zinc finger protein 112-like isoform X3; the protein is MSSVQHLRDFIRQRLTAAAEEIFTEVEKTIIRYEEDIKLLETCWKPRIKLTRIDVPKQHEDEEEEVLTDSQLCNQVMSLNKKQEQSEAPQDTEDLEHQLLKEEPEASLVKEEQQEVCCSQEGQSLDFTHIMTLQQIDFSEEEPKFEHLNSNNVSALENQDEAGSDSPAFGSQCRTVPNESCQCHVCGKTFHCKYNVLRHLRVHSGEKPFSCKICGKVFTQNSHVKEHMKRHTGDRPFSCETCGKSFPRRFNLKIHRKTHTRSKFIPCETCGKSFREKCYNRFHKQTHTCEQPYSCLKCNESFSSVSELNCHQRVHRALRDIQ